One window from the genome of Ammoniphilus sp. CFH 90114 encodes:
- a CDS encoding Rrf2 family transcriptional regulator, protein MKISTKGRYGLTIMMELATRFGEGPISLKSIAQRHDLSEHYLEQLVAPLRNAELVKSVRGAYGGYILTKKPEEITAGDIIRVLEGPISPVEFEEEEDPAKRNLWLKIRDAISEVLDSTTLEDLIKYQDDGHKSSYMFYI, encoded by the coding sequence ATGAAAATTTCAACCAAAGGTCGTTACGGTTTAACGATCATGATGGAACTAGCTACGCGGTTCGGTGAGGGTCCTATTTCATTGAAAAGTATAGCTCAGAGACACGACTTATCGGAGCATTATCTTGAGCAGTTGGTCGCTCCTTTACGAAACGCTGAACTTGTAAAGAGTGTTCGTGGGGCGTATGGCGGCTATATCTTAACGAAGAAGCCAGAGGAAATAACAGCTGGAGATATTATCCGGGTATTGGAAGGACCCATTAGTCCTGTTGAGTTTGAAGAGGAAGAAGACCCAGCTAAGAGAAACCTTTGGCTTAAGATCCGTGATGCCATATCTGAGGTCCTAGATTCGACTACACTAGAGGATCTTATTAAGTATCAGGATGATGGGCATAAGAGTTCGTATATGTTTTATATTTAG
- a CDS encoding replication-associated recombination protein A codes for MDLFSFGFEEAGTQSNQDHRQPLAARMRPRNLNEFIGQEHILGVGKLLRRAIEADQISSLIFYGPPGTGKTTLAKVISGVTLAAFTELNAVTAGVADIRKVVEEAKERSHVYRKRTTLFVDEIHRFNKAQQDALLPYVEEGTIILIGATTENPFFEVNSALLSRSQVFQLYPLEPLHMERILHRALTDITVGYGELNIQLTEEAKEHFIQYAEGDARRLLNALELAVITTVPNEQNIIVIDLEAAVDSIQRRAVRYDKSGDRHYDTISAFIKSIRGSDPDAALYWLAQMLDAGEEPLFIARRVVIAASEDVGNANPEALQIAVSAFQAVQFLGMPEARIPLAQAVTYCAISPKSNAAYNGINRALEWVRTKGHGQVPNHLKDASYKGASKLGHGEGYLYPHSYPGSYVEQRYLPDDIDERFYVPTENGEEKRLNDYLKSKRGEKKQ; via the coding sequence ATGGATCTTTTTTCGTTTGGTTTTGAAGAGGCAGGCACTCAGAGCAACCAAGATCATCGTCAACCGTTAGCAGCCAGAATGAGGCCAAGGAATCTTAATGAATTTATTGGGCAGGAACACATCCTCGGTGTAGGAAAGTTATTGCGCCGTGCGATCGAAGCAGATCAGATCTCCTCCCTTATTTTTTATGGTCCTCCAGGAACAGGGAAAACAACCTTAGCTAAAGTGATCTCAGGGGTAACGTTGGCGGCCTTTACCGAACTTAATGCGGTAACAGCAGGTGTCGCTGATATTCGTAAAGTGGTTGAAGAGGCAAAAGAGAGGTCCCATGTTTACCGAAAAAGAACGACCCTATTTGTGGATGAGATTCACCGGTTTAACAAGGCTCAACAAGATGCCCTCCTACCGTATGTGGAGGAAGGAACGATCATTCTGATTGGAGCAACAACCGAGAATCCCTTTTTTGAAGTGAATTCCGCTCTTTTGTCTCGTTCTCAAGTCTTCCAGTTGTACCCACTCGAGCCTCTACATATGGAGAGAATTCTCCATCGTGCATTAACCGATATCACCGTTGGTTATGGGGAGCTGAATATACAGTTAACGGAAGAGGCGAAAGAGCATTTCATTCAATACGCTGAAGGAGATGCTCGGAGGCTATTAAATGCACTAGAGCTGGCTGTTATAACGACCGTACCCAATGAGCAAAACATCATCGTCATTGATTTAGAAGCTGCTGTTGATTCTATCCAACGCCGTGCAGTACGTTATGACAAGTCAGGAGATCGTCACTATGATACCATTTCAGCGTTTATTAAGTCTATACGAGGCTCAGATCCGGACGCGGCCCTTTACTGGCTTGCTCAGATGCTAGATGCAGGGGAGGAGCCCTTGTTTATTGCGAGACGGGTGGTTATTGCTGCATCAGAGGATGTTGGGAATGCGAATCCAGAGGCTCTACAGATCGCTGTTTCCGCGTTTCAAGCCGTTCAGTTCTTAGGGATGCCAGAAGCAAGAATACCTCTAGCTCAAGCCGTTACGTATTGCGCCATTTCACCTAAGAGTAATGCAGCTTATAACGGAATTAATCGAGCATTGGAGTGGGTAAGAACGAAAGGTCATGGCCAAGTTCCTAACCATCTTAAGGATGCATCGTATAAAGGAGCTTCGAAGTTAGGGCATGGTGAAGGTTATTTGTATCCGCACTCTTATCCAGGAAGCTATGTTGAACAGCGATATCTTCCAGACGATATTGATGAGAGATTCTATGTACCAACCGAGAATGGAGAGGAAAAGCGCTTAAATGATTATCTTAAATCCAAGCGTGGAGAAAAGAAGCAGTAG
- a CDS encoding PRC-barrel domain-containing protein: protein MYKANDVIGLPVLDLQAGQELGVVRDVLFDEDWTFQGLLIEIKAMFRRGRFIPTDSIHAIGDDYVTISHVGAMLPLEGTEQFNGVKAGPIRMIGKPVITSNGHRLGEVEDVYFQTEIGSIIGYELSDGLLTDLLEGRKAIKHLERTRVGEDAVVLPVTGLTDQEGIHLTEREETTNEK, encoded by the coding sequence GTGTACAAAGCGAATGATGTGATTGGCTTGCCAGTCCTTGATCTGCAGGCCGGTCAGGAGCTGGGGGTTGTCCGCGACGTTTTGTTCGACGAGGATTGGACATTCCAAGGCCTATTAATAGAAATTAAAGCAATGTTTCGCAGAGGTCGCTTTATCCCCACCGATTCCATTCATGCCATTGGGGACGATTATGTAACGATTTCACATGTTGGAGCCATGCTTCCGCTAGAAGGAACAGAACAATTCAATGGAGTGAAAGCAGGACCCATTCGAATGATTGGAAAGCCTGTGATTACTTCCAATGGTCATCGTTTAGGTGAAGTCGAAGATGTTTATTTTCAAACAGAGATCGGATCAATCATCGGTTATGAGTTATCTGATGGACTGCTGACTGATTTGTTGGAAGGGCGTAAAGCCATTAAACACTTAGAACGAACGAGAGTAGGAGAAGATGCTGTTGTTCTTCCGGTAACAGGCTTGACCGATCAAGAAGGCATCCATTTAACCGAAAGGGAGGAAACAACAAATGAGAAATAA
- a CDS encoding ThiF family adenylyltransferase, whose translation MLHQFSRTELAIGKEGLEALKGSTVAVLGIGGVGSFTVEALARTGVGRLILLDKDVVDITNVNRQIHALLDTVGQEKTELMKERVARINPECDVRVLNMFYNAETYDSFFSEVEKYDYVVDAMDTVSSKIHLVKECRMREVPIICSMGAANKTDPTRFKVADLFQTSYDPIAKVMRRELRKDGIKKGVKVVYSTEIPVKQREEVLEEVVQNPNSPIRKAKQPPSSNAFVPSVAGLIMASVVINDLLAKAQVKIQRVSE comes from the coding sequence ATGCTTCATCAGTTCTCAAGGACAGAGTTAGCCATCGGAAAGGAAGGATTAGAGGCGTTAAAAGGAAGTACCGTAGCCGTACTAGGAATTGGAGGAGTGGGTTCCTTTACCGTGGAGGCGTTAGCTCGTACAGGGGTTGGGCGTTTAATTTTACTCGATAAAGATGTTGTGGATATTACGAATGTTAACCGTCAGATTCATGCTCTACTTGATACGGTTGGTCAAGAGAAGACCGAGCTTATGAAGGAGAGAGTCGCTAGAATTAATCCGGAATGTGATGTGCGTGTATTAAATATGTTCTATAATGCTGAAACGTATGATAGCTTCTTCTCAGAAGTTGAAAAGTACGATTACGTGGTAGACGCGATGGATACAGTGTCAAGTAAAATTCATCTCGTCAAGGAATGTCGGATGAGAGAAGTTCCTATCATCTGCAGCATGGGTGCTGCCAATAAGACTGACCCCACTCGTTTTAAGGTAGCGGATTTATTCCAGACTTCTTACGATCCCATTGCCAAGGTTATGCGCCGTGAGCTAAGAAAGGATGGAATAAAGAAGGGCGTGAAAGTGGTTTATTCTACGGAGATTCCTGTTAAACAGAGAGAAGAAGTTCTTGAGGAAGTTGTTCAGAACCCTAATTCTCCAATAAGAAAGGCCAAGCAGCCACCATCTAGCAATGCGTTCGTTCCGTCTGTTGCAGGTTTAATCATGGCTAGTGTCGTTATCAATGACTTATTGGCTAAAGCCCAAGTGAAAATTCAACGCGTCAGTGAATAA
- the aspS gene encoding aspartate--tRNA ligase has protein sequence MVETFRTHHCGQIGKEQVGQVVTISGWVQKRRDLGGVIFIDLRDRSGLVQIVLNPEFNAEAHERGDRIRSEYVLTVRGKVVERSPETINPKMKTGEIEVYVSEVEILNEAKTPPFMIEDQVDVDENLRLKYRYLDLRRPVMQQSLMLRHRVAKSFRDFLDNEGFLEIETPMLTKSTPEGARDYLVPSRVHPGEFFALPQSPQLFKQLLMVSGYEKYFQIVRCFRDEDLRADRQPEFTQVDIETSFLSMEQLLNMMEQLMAEVCEKAIGLKVETPFQRLTYQEAMGRYGSDKPDLRFGMELVDISDLVAECGFKVFSGAIERGGQVKGINVKGCGHFSRKDIDDLAKFAGQYKAKGLAWIAFKDGEIKGPIAKFFNEEEIAQFKARFEVEEGDLLLFVADSPKVVADSLGALRSKFGKDLGLIDASVFKFAWVVDFPLVEYDEDAKRYVALHHPFTMPRVEDLHLFDSDPSGIRAQAYDLVLNGFEIGGGSMRIYKREIQEKMFQALGFSKEEAYEKFGFLLDAFEYGTPPHGGVAFGLDRLVMLLAGRTNLREVIAFPKTASASDPMTDAPGTVELKQLNELHIQLKLPEEVKI, from the coding sequence GTGGTAGAAACATTTCGCACGCATCATTGCGGACAAATAGGTAAGGAGCAAGTAGGACAAGTGGTTACAATCAGCGGTTGGGTTCAAAAAAGAAGGGACTTAGGCGGCGTTATCTTCATTGACTTACGTGACCGCAGCGGCTTAGTCCAGATTGTACTAAACCCAGAATTCAATGCCGAGGCTCATGAAAGAGGAGACCGTATTCGTAGTGAATACGTACTAACTGTTCGAGGTAAAGTCGTAGAGAGAAGTCCAGAAACGATTAATCCCAAAATGAAGACAGGTGAAATTGAGGTTTATGTTTCTGAAGTTGAAATTTTAAATGAAGCAAAAACCCCTCCATTCATGATCGAAGATCAAGTAGACGTGGATGAAAACCTTCGTTTGAAATACCGTTATCTTGATTTACGTAGACCTGTCATGCAGCAATCTCTTATGCTGCGCCATCGAGTAGCTAAGTCTTTCAGAGATTTCTTAGATAACGAAGGATTCTTAGAAATTGAAACACCGATGCTTACAAAGAGTACACCCGAAGGAGCTCGCGACTACTTAGTTCCAAGCCGTGTTCATCCAGGAGAATTCTTTGCTTTGCCACAATCACCTCAATTATTTAAGCAGTTGCTGATGGTTTCAGGTTACGAAAAGTATTTCCAAATTGTTCGATGCTTCCGTGATGAGGACTTAAGAGCGGATCGTCAGCCTGAATTCACTCAAGTGGATATTGAGACCTCCTTCTTGTCTATGGAGCAATTGTTGAACATGATGGAACAATTGATGGCGGAAGTTTGTGAAAAAGCAATCGGACTTAAAGTAGAGACGCCTTTCCAACGCTTGACTTATCAAGAAGCAATGGGACGCTATGGTTCAGACAAGCCTGACTTGCGTTTTGGAATGGAATTAGTAGATATATCAGATTTGGTAGCTGAATGCGGATTTAAAGTGTTCAGTGGAGCGATTGAGCGCGGTGGTCAAGTTAAAGGAATCAATGTGAAGGGCTGCGGTCATTTCTCTCGTAAAGACATCGATGATCTAGCTAAGTTTGCTGGACAGTACAAAGCAAAGGGTCTTGCTTGGATCGCCTTCAAGGATGGCGAAATCAAAGGTCCGATTGCAAAATTCTTTAATGAAGAGGAAATTGCCCAGTTTAAAGCACGCTTTGAAGTAGAAGAGGGAGACTTGCTGTTGTTTGTTGCGGATTCTCCTAAAGTAGTGGCAGATTCCCTTGGGGCTCTTCGTTCGAAATTTGGTAAAGACCTAGGATTAATTGATGCTAGTGTGTTTAAGTTCGCGTGGGTAGTTGACTTCCCGTTGGTAGAATACGATGAGGATGCTAAGCGCTATGTAGCTCTGCACCATCCGTTTACGATGCCGCGTGTAGAGGACCTTCATCTGTTTGATTCTGATCCATCTGGGATCCGGGCGCAAGCTTATGACCTTGTGCTTAACGGATTTGAAATTGGTGGAGGAAGTATGCGTATTTATAAGCGTGAGATTCAGGAGAAGATGTTCCAAGCTCTTGGATTCAGTAAGGAAGAAGCCTATGAGAAGTTTGGATTCCTCTTGGATGCGTTTGAATACGGGACTCCACCTCATGGAGGGGTAGCCTTCGGTCTAGATCGATTAGTAATGCTTCTTGCTGGACGTACCAATTTAAGAGAAGTCATTGCGTTCCCGAAGACCGCAAGTGCAAGTGATCCTATGACAGATGCTCCTGGTACGGTTGAATTAAAACAGTTGAATGAATTGCATATCCAATTGAAATTGCCGGAAGAAGTAAAAATATAG
- the mnmA gene encoding tRNA 2-thiouridine(34) synthase MnmA, producing MDIMTKANHETRVVIGMSGGVDSSVAALELKRQGYDVIGIFMKNWDDTDEFGHCTAEEDYEDVRRVCDQIGIPYYTVNFEKEYWDKVFTYFLDEYKKGRTPNPDVMCNKEIKFKAFLHRALQLGADYLATGHYAQVKFQDGEYKLLRGADSNKDQTYFLNTLGQEQLSKAMFPIGHLPKSRVRELAQEAGLATANKKDSTGICFIGERNFKEFLSSFLPAQPGEIRTMEGVVKGRHDGLMYYTLGQRQGLGIGGAGTGEPWFVVSKDLENNILYVGQGSNHPALYSASLLATDLHWVSDTAPETTLTCTAKFRYRQPDQGVTVHLLADNCCHVVFDQPQKAITPGQAVVFYQGEECLGGGIIDKALKGTERP from the coding sequence ATGGATATCATGACGAAGGCTAACCATGAGACACGCGTGGTCATAGGGATGTCCGGTGGAGTTGATTCTTCCGTAGCGGCGCTGGAACTAAAACGGCAAGGATATGATGTGATCGGCATCTTCATGAAGAATTGGGACGATACCGATGAATTCGGTCACTGTACAGCTGAAGAAGATTATGAAGACGTTCGACGCGTATGTGATCAGATCGGTATTCCATACTACACCGTCAATTTTGAAAAAGAATATTGGGACAAGGTGTTCACCTACTTCTTAGATGAGTATAAAAAGGGGCGCACACCGAATCCAGATGTAATGTGCAACAAAGAAATTAAGTTTAAAGCTTTCCTTCATCGTGCCCTTCAGCTTGGAGCAGATTACTTGGCAACAGGTCATTATGCTCAGGTAAAGTTTCAAGATGGAGAGTATAAATTATTAAGGGGAGCAGATTCGAACAAGGATCAGACCTACTTCCTGAATACACTCGGACAAGAGCAGCTTTCTAAAGCGATGTTCCCGATCGGACATCTTCCAAAATCAAGGGTTAGGGAGTTGGCTCAAGAAGCAGGCTTGGCAACAGCGAATAAGAAGGATAGTACAGGAATCTGCTTCATTGGAGAGCGTAACTTCAAGGAATTCCTTAGTTCTTTTCTTCCTGCACAGCCTGGAGAGATTCGAACGATGGAGGGCGTTGTGAAGGGGCGCCATGACGGTCTAATGTATTATACTTTGGGTCAGCGTCAAGGACTTGGCATCGGAGGAGCTGGAACAGGTGAGCCTTGGTTTGTTGTATCAAAGGACCTGGAAAATAATATCCTGTATGTTGGCCAAGGTTCCAACCATCCCGCGCTGTATTCCGCGAGTTTACTCGCAACCGATCTACATTGGGTAAGCGATACGGCTCCAGAGACGACACTAACTTGTACGGCTAAATTTCGCTACCGTCAACCGGACCAGGGAGTGACGGTTCACTTGCTCGCTGACAACTGTTGCCATGTTGTGTTTGATCAGCCACAGAAGGCCATCACTCCTGGACAGGCTGTCGTCTTTTATCAAGGAGAAGAATGTCTGGGCGGGGGAATTATTGATAAAGCACTAAAAGGGACGGAGAGACCATGA
- a CDS encoding cysteine desulfurase family protein, with protein MEYIYLDHAASTPVHPDVVEAMLPYFSQAYGNPSSIHQFGRMVKTALDRARSTIAASLHAEPGQLVFTSGGTEADNMALFGVAMANREKGNHIITSSIEHHAVLHTCEQLEKLGFEITYLPVDEQGQIRIQDLQRAMKETTILVSIMYGNNEVGSLQPIHEIGQITREAGVYFHTDAVQAFGIIPLDMRVLPVDLLSISAHKINGPKGIGALYLAPNVKISPQIFGGAQEKKRRAGTENVPAIVGFAKAAEIAVDAMDVRREKYLALRESMISVWTREGVPFEVNGHPTEFLPHILNVSFPGVDTEVMLMNLDMAGVSCSSGSACASGSLEVSHVLKAMALQDHCLGSAIRFSFGLDNTQEQCRLAAEKVCEIIKRLTNR; from the coding sequence ATGGAATACATTTACCTGGATCACGCGGCTTCTACCCCTGTGCATCCAGATGTCGTAGAGGCCATGCTGCCATACTTTAGCCAAGCATATGGAAATCCTTCAAGCATTCATCAGTTCGGCAGAATGGTGAAAACCGCATTAGACCGTGCAAGATCTACTATTGCCGCAAGCCTTCATGCTGAACCTGGACAACTTGTCTTTACAAGCGGGGGAACAGAAGCGGATAATATGGCTTTGTTCGGAGTAGCGATGGCTAATCGGGAAAAGGGAAACCATATTATCACTTCGAGCATTGAGCATCATGCCGTGCTTCATACATGTGAACAGCTGGAGAAGCTCGGTTTTGAGATTACTTATCTTCCGGTGGATGAACAAGGTCAAATTCGAATACAAGATCTCCAGCGTGCGATGAAGGAAACAACGATTTTAGTGAGTATCATGTACGGGAATAATGAAGTTGGCTCCCTTCAGCCTATTCACGAGATTGGACAGATTACTCGGGAGGCAGGCGTTTACTTTCATACGGATGCGGTTCAAGCTTTTGGAATTATTCCATTAGATATGCGAGTTCTTCCGGTGGACTTGCTATCTATTTCTGCTCATAAGATTAATGGGCCGAAGGGGATCGGGGCACTCTATTTGGCTCCCAACGTGAAGATTTCTCCTCAGATCTTCGGAGGTGCTCAGGAGAAGAAGAGACGAGCTGGTACAGAAAATGTACCTGCTATAGTAGGGTTCGCGAAGGCAGCAGAAATAGCTGTTGATGCGATGGACGTAAGGCGGGAGAAATATCTGGCATTGCGGGAGTCCATGATTTCTGTTTGGACTCGTGAGGGAGTTCCGTTTGAAGTGAATGGTCATCCAACAGAATTCCTTCCTCATATATTGAATGTGAGCTTCCCAGGAGTCGATACGGAAGTCATGCTGATGAATTTAGATATGGCTGGGGTATCCTGCTCAAGTGGATCCGCTTGTGCTTCTGGATCATTGGAGGTCTCCCATGTATTAAAGGCGATGGCTCTTCAAGATCACTGTCTAGGGTCCGCTATTCGTTTTAGTTTTGGTTTGGACAATACGCAAGAGCAATGTCGACTTGCAGCAGAAAAAGTGTGTGAGATTATTAAGCGATTAACGAACAGATAA
- a CDS encoding tetratricopeptide repeat protein: protein MSNQTAEEFNQLGLEELTKGELNQAIVHFQKAIELAPNLPDPYANIGNILASTGKNEEALPWFQKAIELEPLGELFQYGLGNVFFNLGDFEKAIEYYQKAQGLGMDHHDLHFMLGMAAFHTEQLEEAVERFDQCLVLDPEDIDALFTKGLAFARMGNIEEAKTIFEQVITIQPEHADAFFNLGVAMAYLNDLEGSKAYLQKAIDLNPEHLLAKNALQQLQNL, encoded by the coding sequence ATGAGTAATCAAACGGCAGAAGAGTTTAATCAGCTAGGGTTAGAAGAACTTACTAAGGGTGAATTAAATCAGGCAATCGTTCACTTTCAAAAAGCTATAGAGCTTGCCCCGAACTTGCCTGATCCCTATGCTAATATTGGCAACATCCTGGCCAGTACCGGTAAAAATGAAGAAGCACTTCCTTGGTTTCAAAAAGCAATCGAGTTGGAACCGCTAGGAGAGTTGTTCCAGTATGGGTTAGGGAATGTATTCTTCAATTTAGGGGACTTCGAGAAAGCGATCGAATATTATCAGAAAGCACAAGGACTAGGTATGGATCACCATGATCTTCATTTTATGCTGGGCATGGCTGCCTTTCATACGGAGCAGTTAGAAGAGGCTGTTGAACGTTTTGACCAATGCTTGGTTCTCGATCCTGAAGACATAGACGCTCTCTTCACTAAAGGATTGGCCTTTGCTCGAATGGGAAATATTGAAGAGGCGAAGACGATTTTTGAACAAGTCATCACAATTCAACCAGAGCACGCTGATGCGTTTTTTAATTTAGGTGTAGCTATGGCATATTTAAATGATCTAGAGGGCTCTAAGGCTTATCTCCAGAAAGCCATTGACTTGAACCCTGAGCATCTTCTAGCCAAGAATGCTTTACAACAATTGCAGAATTTGTAG
- a CDS encoding AI-2E family transporter produces the protein MEQRLRLLMFAGVFALLSGTAVLLVHLWPHVAWVWLLVKAVITPFIISLIIAYLLNPIVNLLHERNVPRGMAVIIIYFTFILMLVVFLMNLIPAFIQQSRELTEHIPELIQTYQLWLTEFHSHKYQLPEGVRIGIEQSLQNSEKRTADFFAGILDGAGGLIQKTIHLFVIPFLVFYMLKDMLMLQRGILLLVPRARRKVFSKLFHEIDVALGNYISGQLIICSIVGLLAYIGYWLIKMPYALILALIITITNIIPYIGPIIGAAPSILVALTISWEMTVLVVIVNLAVQILEGNLISPLIMGKRLHLHPLLIIFALLLGGEVGGLIGLIFAVPIVAILRVIIHHVIIHLVKH, from the coding sequence ATGGAACAAAGATTAAGACTCCTCATGTTTGCAGGTGTTTTTGCCTTGTTATCCGGAACGGCAGTGTTACTCGTTCATTTATGGCCTCACGTGGCGTGGGTTTGGTTACTGGTAAAAGCAGTGATTACGCCTTTCATTATCTCTTTGATCATTGCCTACTTATTGAATCCTATCGTTAACCTATTACATGAGCGTAACGTCCCCAGAGGCATGGCGGTTATTATTATCTATTTTACGTTTATCCTCATGCTTGTCGTGTTTCTGATGAACCTGATTCCTGCCTTTATTCAACAATCGCGTGAATTGACGGAGCATATACCTGAACTCATTCAAACTTATCAGCTTTGGCTTACTGAATTTCATAGCCATAAATATCAGTTGCCGGAAGGTGTTCGCATAGGGATTGAACAATCCCTTCAAAATTCAGAGAAAAGAACCGCTGATTTTTTTGCAGGAATACTAGATGGGGCTGGCGGACTAATTCAAAAGACCATTCACTTATTTGTCATTCCGTTCCTCGTGTTCTATATGCTTAAGGATATGTTAATGTTGCAAAGAGGGATTCTTCTTTTAGTTCCAAGGGCTCGGAGAAAGGTATTTTCTAAGTTGTTTCATGAAATTGACGTAGCTTTGGGGAATTATATCTCAGGTCAGCTTATTATCTGCTCTATTGTTGGTTTGCTTGCTTATATTGGTTATTGGCTAATTAAGATGCCGTATGCTTTGATACTGGCCCTCATTATTACCATCACCAATATTATTCCGTACATAGGTCCAATCATAGGGGCAGCCCCTTCGATTCTTGTGGCTTTGACGATCTCCTGGGAGATGACGGTGTTAGTTGTCATTGTGAATCTGGCCGTCCAGATCCTAGAAGGAAACCTCATTTCGCCACTCATTATGGGCAAGCGATTGCACCTACACCCTTTGCTTATTATCTTTGCCTTGTTGTTAGGGGGAGAGGTAGGAGGGCTAATCGGATTGATTTTTGCTGTGCCTATTGTAGCTATTCTACGTGTCATCATCCACCACGTCATTATACATTTAGTCAAACATTGA
- a CDS encoding LPXTG cell wall anchor domain-containing protein produces the protein MRNNQLMSWLVGAGAVVLAVAGWVIPRRRKTPAQRMMNWSRGSMEWLGSMAVPASRMLMRRMKGMVR, from the coding sequence ATGAGAAATAATCAATTAATGTCCTGGTTAGTTGGTGCAGGAGCCGTTGTTTTAGCCGTTGCAGGGTGGGTCATTCCAAGAAGAAGAAAAACACCTGCGCAGAGAATGATGAACTGGAGCAGAGGTTCAATGGAATGGCTGGGCAGCATGGCAGTTCCAGCTTCAAGGATGCTTATGAGACGAATGAAGGGTATGGTAAGATAA